In Amycolatopsis sp. FBCC-B4732, the genomic stretch TTTCCGGGTGGAGCGAGCGCGCGATCGAGATCGTGACGTCGAGGTAGGTGTCCACCTTGTACTGCTCACGCGGGTGGGCGCCGCCGCGGGTGGCCTCGCCGACCGTCTTGGCGCGGCCCTGCTGCTGGAGCGAGAACGCCAGGTCCTCGCCGCCGGAGAACGTCCGCGGGCCGGTCAGCACCCAGATCGGCTTCGTGCCGCCGAAGCGCGGGCCCGGCACGTACGGCAGCGTCCACATCTGGGTCGTCTTGTCGCCCTCGCGCTCGTAGATGTCGAGGTAGTGCACCTGCTCGTCGACCAGGTAGGTCTGGAGCAACGCGCTGGTGCCCGGGCTGCCGCCGCGGTTGCGGCGCACGTCCAGCAGCAGCGCGTCGGCCGGCGCGAGCAGCGTCATCGCGGCCGCGATCGCCGGGCCGGCCAGCTCCGCCGGGTACAGCATCGTCGTGTCGAGGTAGCCGACGTTGCCGGCGAGCCGCCGGACCTCGGCGATGCCGTAGCTCTCCAGCTCGGCCTCGATCCGGAAGCCGTCGGAGTTCACCGCCGCGTCGCCGTCGTCGGCCACCGGGTCGGTGTGGTGGCGCAGGCGCAGGTGCGGGTCCCCGTTGACCGACTGCAGGTCCGCTGTGACGAGCGTCGCGAACTCCGCGTCGTCGACGTCCGCGTACGCACCGTCATCGAGCCGGTGGCGGAGCGCGTCCGCCAGTTTCGCCGCGACGTCGGGGAAGACGTAGTGCGCTTCCAGCCGGCGGATGACTTCGTTGACCTGCGCAGCACGCGCCTGTGACCCCATACCGCTCAACCTACCGCAGCCCACAAACGAAAATTCGGCATGCCGAAGAAAATTGTGCGCCCGGACTGGATGACAAATTCATGGCCGCCGACCCGTCGATTTCGCGAACGCCATCAGCTTGCGGAACTCTGAATCACCCCTTTATCGTTGCAGTGAAAGGGGCGAAGAAAGCACATGAATTCCGCGATGGTGGCGCTGATCAGCGCGTTCGGCCTGGTCCTCGCCGTGGAACTGCCGGACAAGACGCTGGTCGCGACGCTGGTGCTGACCACTCGTTTCCGCGGCGGTCCGGTGTTCGCCGGCGTGTGCGCCGCGTTCGCCGTGCAATGTGTCATCGCCGTCGCGTTCGGCAGTGTCCTGACGCTGTTGCCGGACCTCGTCCTTTCCCTCGTCGTCGCCGCGATGTTCGGCCTCGGTTCTTTCATGCTCCTTCGCGAGGGATTCAGCGAAGCGGACGAAGCCGGTGAAGACGCTTCGCGCACCGGCCCGACGCCGCAGACCTTCCTGCGCTCCGCGATGACGTCGTTCGGCGTGCTCTTCGCCGCCGAGTGGGGCGACGCCTCCCAGCTCGCCACGGCCAGCCTCGCCGCCCGCATCGGCAACCCGATCGCCGTCGGCATCGGCGCCTTCGCCGCCCTTGTCATCGTCGCCGGCCTGGCCGTGTTCATCGGCGGGAAGATCCGCAACCGGATCAAGCCGAAGCTGATCCAGCGCGGCGCCGGGTTCGTCTTCGCCGGCTTCGCGGCCTTCGCGCTGATCCAGCTGGCCTTCTGAGCCGACAGCTCCTTCACAGGGTCGCCGGGTAACCTTTCGGAAACGAAAGGGTGGAAGCCAGGTGAACAAGCCACTGCCTGCCGTCTCGCCCGTGCACGGCCGGATCGCGCTCGGCGGCATCGGTCTCGCGGTGGTCATCTCGATCGACCTGCACCTGCGCCTGTCCGGGCAGGTGAGCCCGATCTGGCAGACCCTGTCGGAGTACGTCTACGGCCGCCTCGGCAACGGCTCGGCCGCGCCGCTGTTCAGCGTGATGTGCCTGGCCCTGTCGCTCGGCTCGGTCGCCCTGCTCGCCGGCATCGCGAAGGCGCACCGGCCGGGCACCACCGCCGTCTGCGTGCTGCTCGGCGTGTGGTCGGCCGGGCTGCTCGTGTGCGGGCTCGTCCCCGTCGACCCGGACGGCCAAGCGCGTTCGCTGGCCGGACAGGTCCACAACCTCGCCGCGCTCACGGCGTTCGTCGCCTTGCCCGCGGCCGCGTTCGTGCTGACCAAGAAGGGCCGCGAGCGCTGCCCGTGGGAGCCGCGGCGGACGACGATCCGGTGCCTGGCCACGGCGAGCTTCGCCAGCGTCGGCGTGGTGCTCGGCGGGTTCGTCCTCACGCTCGTGCTCGGCCCGGCGAACCAGGAGGTCACGCTGGGCCTGTTCGAGCGGCTGCTGTTCACGGTCGACGTCACGCTGCTGCTGACGATGGTCCGGCCGCTGCGCTAGCTGTCGGTCTTCAGGATGTCGGCCAGCCGGAGGGCGGCCGCGACGACCTGCGGGCCCACCTCGGCGGCCTTCAACGGCTCCATCGAGACGACGCCGACGCTCGCCTTCAGCCCCGGCACCCCGCGGACCGGGGCCGCGACCCCGGACGCCCCTGCTTCGAGCTCACCCGCCGACGTCACCCAGCCGTCGCCGCCCGGCCGCAGCGACATCGCCTTGCCCGCCGCGCCGGCGGTCAGCGAGTGCCGGCTCCCGACGCGGTAGGCGACGTGGAAGTTCGTCCACGACGGCTCGACGACCGCCACCGCAAGCGCTTGCGTCCCCTGCGCGACCGACAGGTGGGCGGTCGCGCCGACCTTCTCGGCCAGCTCGCGCAGCACCGGCCCGGCCGCGTCCCGCAGCTGCGGGAGAACCTGCCCGGCCAGCCGCAGCAGGCCGACGCCGAGCCGGACCTTGGTGCCGTCGCGCCAGACCAGCCCGCGCTCCGACAGCGGCACGAGCAGCCGGTAGACGGCCGCGCGGCTGGCCCCGATGGTGACCGCCAGCTCGGAGATGGTCGCCGCGTCGCCGCCGGCGTCGGCCACTGCCTGCAGCAGCGCCAACCCCCGGTCGAGCGTCAGCGACCCCTCCCGGCTGGTCACAGCAAGCCGAGTTCGCCCAGGTCGGCGACCGGCTCATCGAACGACGCGGCCGCGTACGACGCGAAGAGCGCCCGCACGGCCTTCGCGGCCGGCTCGGACAGCGCCCGGGCCTCGTCGGCCAGCGCCTGGGCGTCGGTCGACTCCAGCGCCGCCCGGACGTCGCCGCCGGCGAGGCTGCGCGCGGAGGCCACGAGCAGGTTGAGGAAGCCGTGGTGCACGAAGCCGGTGTCCGGGTCCGTGTGCCGCACCGCGCGGTGCAGGCTGTTCGTCGCCTTGAACGACGCCCCGCTCGATCCGGAGACGACGGCGAGGAAGTCCGCGACCTCGTCGACGTTGGGGAAGTTCTCCCCCGCCTTGCCGCCGCAGCGGATCTTCGGCCAGCTGCCGTGCTCGATCACCTTGCGCACGCCGTCCAGCCAGCCGACGCCGCGCCGCGGCTCGACCACCCGGATGACGTCCTCGGGGACGAACTCCGAGACGCGCTCCAGCCACACCTCGTCGACGTCCGACGGCGCGGGCATCTCGACCATCCGCAGCGCCAGCAGCTCACTGCGCGACTCGACGATCGAGATGGCCTTCGGGACGCCGCCGAGGCCGGTGTCGATGATCAGCGAAAGCGGCAGGGGCTGCTTCGGCTTGATCTTGATCAGCTCGGTGATCAGCTCCGGCAACCGCGAGGCCTGGCAGAGAAAAACCCCCAGGACACCGGCGTGTTCGGACTCCCGGCTCGCGAAATGCGCGCGCAGGGCTTCGGGCATGGCCGCATCGCCCGGAGGGAACAGCGCCGAGTCGTCGACGAGCCTCGCGAACAGGGGAGGAATCCCACGGGGGCCGGGGGGCGTGAGTTCCACAGCGCTTGACACGACTGACACGCTAGTAGCGTACGGCATGAGGACAAAATCGTCCGCACAGCGGACACGTCTGGAGGGCACGGCGATGCCTTACTACCGGCAAGTAGGCGAGATCCCGCACAAGCGACACACGGCGTTCCGCAAGCCGGACGGCGGCCTCTACGCCGAGGAGCTGATGGGCGTCGAGGGCTTCTCGGCCGACTCCGCCCTGCTCTACCACCGCGGCCTGCCGACGGCGATCGTCGACGCCGTGGCGGTCGAGGAGGACCGCGGCTCGCTGACGCCGAACCTGCCGCTCAAGCCGCGGGCCTTCAAGACGCAGGAGCTCAAGTTCGGCGGCGAGACCGACGCCGTGACCGACCGGCGCCGGCTGTTCGGCAACAACGACGTCACCATCGGCTTCGTCACCGCGACCGCGCCGAGCCCGCTGTACCGCAACGCGGCCGGCGACGAGCTCTTCTACGTCCACGGCGGCTCCGCGACGGTCGAGACGATCTACGGCAGCATCGACGTCGGCGACGGCGACTACCTCGTGATCCCGACGTCGTGCACCTACCGCGTCGTCCCCCACGGCGAGGTCAACCTCTTCACGCTGGAGGCGCGCGGCCACATCGGGCCGCCGAAGCGGTACCTGTCGGCGAAGGGCCAGTTCCTGGAGCACGCGCCGTACTGCGAGCGCGACATCCGCGGGCCGTCGTCGCCGCTCGTGGTGGACGGCGAGGACGTCGAGGTGCTCGTGCGGCACCGCGCGGGCCTCACGCGCTACACGTACGCGACGCACCCCTTCGACGTCGTCGGCTGGGACGGCTGCCTCTACCCGTGGGCGTTCAACATCGACGACTTCGAGCCGATCACCGGCCGCGTGCACCAGCCG encodes the following:
- a CDS encoding DUF998 domain-containing protein, with the protein product MNKPLPAVSPVHGRIALGGIGLAVVISIDLHLRLSGQVSPIWQTLSEYVYGRLGNGSAAPLFSVMCLALSLGSVALLAGIAKAHRPGTTAVCVLLGVWSAGLLVCGLVPVDPDGQARSLAGQVHNLAALTAFVALPAAAFVLTKKGRERCPWEPRRTTIRCLATASFASVGVVLGGFVLTLVLGPANQEVTLGLFERLLFTVDVTLLLTMVRPLR
- a CDS encoding homogentisate 1,2-dioxygenase; translation: MPYYRQVGEIPHKRHTAFRKPDGGLYAEELMGVEGFSADSALLYHRGLPTAIVDAVAVEEDRGSLTPNLPLKPRAFKTQELKFGGETDAVTDRRRLFGNNDVTIGFVTATAPSPLYRNAAGDELFYVHGGSATVETIYGSIDVGDGDYLVIPTSCTYRVVPHGEVNLFTLEARGHIGPPKRYLSAKGQFLEHAPYCERDIRGPSSPLVVDGEDVEVLVRHRAGLTRYTYATHPFDVVGWDGCLYPWAFNIDDFEPITGRVHQPPPVHQTFEGPNFVVCSFCPRKVDYHEDSIPVPYNHANVDSDELMFYVRGNYEARKGSGIGVGSLSLHPSGFTHGPQPGAAEASIGAEFFDETAVMVDTFAPLDLGEAADASEDPGYAWTWSRRGPKG
- a CDS encoding IclR family transcriptional regulator, with amino-acid sequence MTSREGSLTLDRGLALLQAVADAGGDAATISELAVTIGASRAAVYRLLVPLSERGLVWRDGTKVRLGVGLLRLAGQVLPQLRDAAGPVLRELAEKVGATAHLSVAQGTQALAVAVVEPSWTNFHVAYRVGSRHSLTAGAAGKAMSLRPGGDGWVTSAGELEAGASGVAAPVRGVPGLKASVGVVSMEPLKAAEVGPQVVAAALRLADILKTDS
- a CDS encoding TMEM165/GDT1 family protein, whose amino-acid sequence is MVALISAFGLVLAVELPDKTLVATLVLTTRFRGGPVFAGVCAAFAVQCVIAVAFGSVLTLLPDLVLSLVVAAMFGLGSFMLLREGFSEADEAGEDASRTGPTPQTFLRSAMTSFGVLFAAEWGDASQLATASLAARIGNPIAVGIGAFAALVIVAGLAVFIGGKIRNRIKPKLIQRGAGFVFAGFAAFALIQLAF
- a CDS encoding S41 family peptidase, with amino-acid sequence MGSQARAAQVNEVIRRLEAHYVFPDVAAKLADALRHRLDDGAYADVDDAEFATLVTADLQSVNGDPHLRLRHHTDPVADDGDAAVNSDGFRIEAELESYGIAEVRRLAGNVGYLDTTMLYPAELAGPAIAAAMTLLAPADALLLDVRRNRGGSPGTSALLQTYLVDEQVHYLDIYEREGDKTTQMWTLPYVPGPRFGGTKPIWVLTGPRTFSGGEDLAFSLQQQGRAKTVGEATRGGAHPREQYKVDTYLDVTISIARSLHPETGENWEGTGVRPDLPVAAGKAFDTAYGLALRHVLELGDDGPRRAVADEARRALDQVKDVGPGVDGTV